One Pseudonocardia sediminis DNA window includes the following coding sequences:
- a CDS encoding PhoX family protein, giving the protein MPLLSSSGPLFDRRPARGERQGLTCRYRCGDACSKEAPNPTSNTYFGDVMARVLDRRGMLRAGAVLGLAAGAGLAVGATPAAAATPAVTPLGAPAAPKPGGQPPRGLRYETVAPSSVDAVTVPRGYASDVVIRWGDPMFPDSPPFDFEAQTAAAQERQFGYNNDFCGILPIEGRGQRFIMFSNHEYTLEPLMFRGYDEENPTPEQVRIGIAAHGHGLVELVRERATGKLTADRNGTLNRRITGSTEFAVDGPAAGSPLLRTKADPTGTVVLGTLGNCAGGVTPWGTFLSGEENFNGYFASPAVTDPRLQRYGFEEGPSERRWETVDPRFDLAKEPNEANRFGYVVETDPLNPTARPVKHTALGRFKHEGATIRLTRDGRAVAYMGDDERFDYVYKFVSDKAMRRGQSRAAREHNATLLSSGTLYVATFTGDSPAAEIVGTGKLPADGKFDGAGKWTPLASGKRSFVPGMSAEEVYVFTRLAADKVGATKMDRPEDVEAHPRTGAVYIACTNNSDRGKAGAKAGPDEANPRKENKHGHVIELVEKGSDPAATTFGWSILLVCGDPKDPGTYFGGYDKSQVSPITSPDNLAFDEQGNMWIATDSGEALKINDGLYGVSLEGPTRGRTTLFASVPRGGECCGPIVRDDFVLISVQHPGDLDDASPEKPASTWPDGPGTQPRPSVVAIRRVGEGGRPGKIGA; this is encoded by the coding sequence CTGCCCCTTCTGAGTTCGAGCGGACCCCTGTTCGACCGGCGTCCCGCCCGCGGCGAGCGCCAGGGCCTGACCTGCCGCTACCGCTGCGGTGACGCGTGCTCGAAGGAGGCGCCGAACCCGACGTCGAACACGTACTTCGGCGACGTGATGGCGCGTGTGCTCGACCGGCGCGGGATGCTGCGCGCCGGAGCGGTCCTCGGCCTCGCGGCCGGCGCCGGGCTCGCCGTGGGAGCGACCCCCGCCGCCGCGGCCACCCCGGCCGTCACCCCGCTCGGGGCCCCCGCCGCGCCGAAGCCGGGCGGGCAGCCGCCCCGCGGCCTGCGCTACGAGACGGTCGCGCCGAGCAGCGTCGACGCCGTCACCGTGCCGAGGGGCTACGCGAGCGACGTCGTCATCCGCTGGGGCGACCCGATGTTCCCGGACTCGCCGCCGTTCGACTTCGAGGCCCAGACCGCCGCGGCCCAGGAGCGCCAGTTCGGCTACAACAACGACTTCTGCGGGATCCTGCCGATCGAGGGCCGGGGCCAGCGCTTCATCATGTTCTCCAACCACGAGTACACGCTCGAGCCGCTGATGTTCCGCGGCTACGACGAGGAGAACCCGACGCCCGAGCAGGTCCGGATCGGGATCGCCGCGCACGGGCACGGGCTGGTCGAGCTCGTCCGCGAGCGCGCGACCGGGAAGCTGACCGCGGACCGGAACGGCACGCTCAACCGGCGGATCACCGGCAGCACCGAGTTCGCCGTCGACGGCCCGGCCGCCGGGTCGCCGCTGCTGCGTACGAAGGCCGACCCGACCGGCACCGTCGTCCTCGGGACGCTGGGCAACTGCGCCGGCGGCGTGACGCCGTGGGGCACGTTCCTCTCCGGCGAGGAGAACTTCAACGGCTACTTCGCCTCGCCCGCGGTCACCGATCCGCGGCTGCAGCGCTACGGCTTCGAGGAGGGTCCGTCCGAGCGCCGCTGGGAGACCGTCGACCCGCGCTTCGACCTCGCCAAGGAGCCGAACGAGGCGAACCGTTTCGGCTACGTCGTCGAGACCGATCCGCTGAACCCGACCGCCCGCCCGGTCAAGCACACCGCGCTCGGCCGGTTCAAGCACGAGGGCGCGACGATCCGCCTGACCCGCGACGGCCGCGCGGTCGCCTACATGGGCGACGACGAGCGCTTCGACTACGTCTACAAGTTCGTCTCGGACAAGGCGATGCGCCGCGGGCAGAGCCGCGCCGCCCGTGAGCACAACGCGACGCTGCTGTCGTCGGGGACGCTCTACGTCGCGACGTTCACCGGCGACAGCCCGGCCGCGGAGATCGTCGGCACCGGGAAGCTGCCCGCGGACGGGAAGTTCGACGGCGCCGGGAAGTGGACGCCGCTGGCGTCGGGGAAGCGCTCGTTCGTGCCCGGGATGAGCGCGGAGGAGGTCTACGTCTTCACGCGCCTGGCCGCGGACAAGGTCGGCGCGACCAAGATGGACCGTCCCGAGGACGTCGAGGCGCACCCGCGCACCGGCGCCGTCTACATCGCGTGCACGAACAACTCCGACCGCGGCAAGGCCGGCGCCAAGGCGGGCCCCGACGAGGCGAACCCGCGCAAGGAGAACAAGCACGGGCACGTCATCGAGCTGGTGGAGAAGGGCTCGGACCCGGCCGCGACGACGTTCGGCTGGTCGATCCTGCTCGTCTGCGGCGACCCGAAGGACCCGGGCACCTACTTCGGCGGCTACGACAAGTCGCAGGTCAGCCCGATCACCTCACCGGACAACCTGGCGTTCGACGAGCAGGGCAACATGTGGATCGCCACCGACTCCGGCGAGGCACTGAAGATCAACGACGGGCTGTACGGCGTCTCCCTGGAGGGCCCGACCCGCGGACGCACGACGCTGTTCGCCTCCGTTCCGCGCGGGGGCGAGTGCTGCGGCCCGATCGTGCGCGACGACTTCGTGCTGATCTCGGTGCAGCACCCCGGCGACCTCGACGACGCGTCCCCGGAGAAGCCGGCCTCGACCTGGCCGGACGGCCCGGGCACCCAGCCCCGGCCGTCGGTGGTCGCGATCCGGCGCGTCGGCGAGGGCGGACGCCCGGGCAAGATCGGCGCCTGA
- a CDS encoding 6-phosphofructokinase: protein MRVGVLTGGGDCPGLNAVIRAIVRKGVPEYGYSFVGFRDGWRGPLEGLTMTLDIPAVRGLLPRGGTILGSSRTNPLALEDGVDRIRTTLTDQGIDALIAIGGEDTLGVAAKLHEAGVHVVGVPKTIDNDLSGTDYTFGFDTAVQIATEAIDRLHTTAESHHRALVVEVMGRHAGWIALHSGMAGGANAILIPEVEFDVDQVCRWVESRFRSEYAPIVVVSEGAKPRGGDEALHTGETDAFGHARLGGVGDWLGREVETRTGRETRTTVLGHVQRGGTPTARDRWLATRFGLHAIDAVHDGEWGSMVALRGTDIVTCPLTEATTTLKTVDPALYAEAEVFFG from the coding sequence ATGCGCGTCGGAGTACTGACCGGAGGCGGCGACTGCCCCGGGCTCAACGCCGTCATCCGGGCGATCGTCCGCAAGGGCGTCCCGGAGTACGGGTACTCCTTCGTCGGCTTCCGCGACGGCTGGCGCGGACCGCTCGAGGGTCTGACGATGACGCTCGACATCCCGGCCGTGCGCGGCCTGCTCCCGCGCGGCGGCACGATCCTGGGCTCGTCGCGGACCAACCCGCTCGCGCTCGAGGACGGCGTCGACCGGATCCGCACGACGCTCACCGACCAGGGCATCGATGCGCTGATCGCGATCGGCGGCGAGGACACGCTCGGCGTCGCGGCGAAGCTGCACGAGGCCGGGGTACACGTCGTCGGCGTGCCGAAGACGATCGACAACGACCTGTCCGGCACCGACTACACGTTCGGCTTCGACACCGCGGTGCAGATCGCGACCGAGGCCATCGACCGGCTGCACACCACCGCCGAGTCGCACCACCGTGCGCTGGTCGTCGAGGTGATGGGCCGTCACGCCGGCTGGATCGCGCTGCACTCGGGCATGGCCGGGGGCGCGAACGCGATCCTGATCCCCGAGGTCGAGTTCGACGTCGACCAGGTCTGCCGCTGGGTGGAGAGCCGCTTCCGCAGCGAGTACGCCCCGATCGTCGTCGTCTCCGAGGGCGCGAAGCCCCGGGGTGGCGACGAGGCGCTGCACACCGGCGAGACCGACGCGTTCGGCCACGCCCGTCTCGGCGGCGTCGGCGACTGGCTGGGCCGCGAGGTCGAGACCCGCACCGGCAGGGAGACCCGGACGACCGTCCTCGGGCACGTCCAGCGCGGCGGGACGCCCACCGCGCGCGACCGCTGGCTGGCCACCCGGTTCGGGCTGCACGCGATCGACGCCGTGCACGACGGCGAGTGGGGCAGCATGGTCGCCCTGCGCGGCACCGACATCGTCACCTGCCCGCTGACCGAGGCCACGACGACGCTCAAGACCGTCGACCCGGCGCTCTACGCCGAGGCCGAGGTCTTCTTCGGCTGA
- a CDS encoding LuxR C-terminal-related transcriptional regulator, with amino-acid sequence MTLEAVREATDVTRRGRDAGEVVRRTARVLVVDAEPIVRHGLRALIAAEPDLVHAGEAASPRDALMAAERTRPDVIVVDIEFARDERPGLDLVRALLERCKGARVLVLTGCRDREAMMRTVRLGVHGYLRKGAETADVVRAVRSVLRGEGVFDPGTNGAPLQVLRDPAGDDVPDMCRTASLTDRENQVLKLLAVGMSNREIGTRLVISEATVKFHVRNLRDKLEVRRRTEIVYTAARQGIV; translated from the coding sequence ATGACGCTGGAAGCCGTTCGCGAGGCCACCGACGTGACGCGACGGGGTCGCGACGCCGGCGAGGTCGTACGGCGGACGGCCCGGGTGCTGGTCGTGGACGCGGAGCCGATCGTGCGTCACGGCCTGCGCGCCCTGATCGCCGCCGAGCCGGACCTCGTCCACGCCGGGGAGGCCGCCTCCCCGCGGGACGCGCTGATGGCCGCCGAGCGGACCCGCCCGGACGTGATCGTCGTCGACATCGAGTTCGCCCGCGACGAGCGCCCCGGGCTGGACCTGGTCCGTGCCCTTCTCGAACGGTGCAAGGGCGCGCGCGTGCTCGTGCTGACCGGGTGCCGCGACCGCGAGGCGATGATGCGGACCGTGCGCCTGGGCGTGCACGGCTACCTGCGCAAGGGCGCCGAGACCGCCGACGTCGTGCGGGCCGTCCGGTCGGTACTGCGCGGCGAGGGCGTGTTCGACCCCGGCACGAACGGGGCGCCGCTGCAGGTGCTGCGCGATCCGGCCGGTGACGACGTCCCGGACATGTGCCGCACCGCGTCGCTCACCGACCGGGAGAACCAGGTGCTCAAGCTGCTCGCGGTGGGCATGAGCAACCGGGAGATCGGCACCCGGCTGGTGATCTCCGAGGCGACCGTGAAGTTCCACGTGCGCAACCTGCGGGACAAGCTCGAGGTCCGCCGCCGCACCGAGATCGTCTACACCGCCGCCCGCCAGGGCATCGTCTAG
- a CDS encoding helix-turn-helix domain-containing protein, with translation MGHGDAASSADELVADAMRLRRIYDDDLGSGGSAGSPRSIVSDSWQRSLAAAIDPENRTPPVVYAPEDVADLREGHPLHEVMPLLRTTLVSIADEAMHVMLVTDADGHILWRDGAHGLLRSADDVGLFEGTRWSEDAIGTNAMGTALAVDAPVRIHSAEHLVRAYHDWTCVAAPVHDPDTGSIVGAIDISGPLHTLHPALVQLVSATAQLAENQLRVRLAIADERLRVRNMPHLTRLDGTEGALLSKSGRVIASAPYGQFPERVRVPEGTDRVLLQDGREMVVESLSEGYLLHPGTGRRRVRTAERAPGVALRFTGTGTPLITMGEREVPASLRPAEILTALALHPDGLTGEQLTLMLYGDDGNPTTLRGEIHRLRALLGNDLLLTRPYRLAAVPDADFLRVRAALRAGRVGEALDACHGPLLPRSDAPAVRDLRDELTAGLRHAVLASDDVELTHRFAEHPLAEEDLEAHERLLELLGPDDPRRAAVAARAQRLLD, from the coding sequence ATGGGCCACGGTGATGCCGCGTCGTCCGCCGACGAACTCGTCGCGGACGCGATGCGGCTGCGCCGGATCTATGACGACGACCTCGGATCCGGCGGCAGCGCCGGGAGCCCGCGGTCGATCGTGTCCGACTCCTGGCAGCGCAGCCTGGCCGCGGCGATCGACCCGGAGAACCGGACGCCACCCGTCGTCTACGCGCCGGAGGACGTGGCGGACCTGCGCGAGGGCCACCCGCTGCACGAGGTCATGCCGCTGCTGCGCACGACGCTGGTGAGCATCGCCGACGAGGCCATGCACGTCATGCTCGTGACCGACGCCGACGGCCACATCCTCTGGCGCGACGGCGCGCACGGGCTGCTGCGCTCGGCCGACGACGTCGGGTTATTCGAGGGCACCCGCTGGTCCGAGGACGCGATCGGCACCAACGCGATGGGCACCGCGCTCGCGGTGGACGCCCCGGTCCGCATCCACTCCGCCGAACACCTCGTCCGCGCCTACCACGACTGGACGTGCGTGGCCGCGCCCGTGCACGATCCGGACACCGGGTCGATCGTCGGCGCGATCGACATCAGCGGGCCGTTGCACACCCTTCATCCGGCGCTGGTCCAGCTCGTGTCGGCGACGGCGCAGCTGGCCGAGAACCAGCTCCGGGTCCGTCTCGCCATCGCCGACGAGCGGTTGCGTGTGCGCAACATGCCGCATCTGACCCGCCTCGACGGCACGGAGGGCGCGCTGCTCTCGAAGTCCGGCCGGGTCATCGCCAGCGCGCCGTACGGCCAGTTCCCGGAACGGGTCCGCGTGCCCGAGGGCACCGACCGGGTCCTGCTGCAGGACGGCCGGGAGATGGTCGTCGAGTCGCTGTCCGAGGGCTATCTGCTCCACCCCGGGACCGGACGGCGGCGGGTGCGCACCGCGGAGCGTGCGCCCGGGGTCGCGCTGCGGTTCACCGGCACCGGCACCCCGCTGATCACCATGGGCGAGCGTGAGGTCCCGGCCTCGCTGCGTCCCGCCGAGATCCTCACCGCGCTGGCGCTACACCCCGACGGCCTCACCGGAGAGCAGCTCACGCTGATGCTCTACGGCGACGACGGCAACCCCACGACACTGCGCGGCGAGATCCACCGGCTGCGCGCGCTGCTCGGCAACGACCTGCTGCTCACCCGCCCCTACCGGCTCGCCGCCGTGCCGGACGCGGACTTCCTCCGGGTCCGCGCGGCCCTGCGCGCCGGACGGGTCGGCGAGGCGCTCGACGCCTGCCACGGCCCGCTGCTGCCGCGCTCGGACGCCCCCGCCGTGCGCGACCTGCGCGACGAGCTGACCGCCGGTCTGCGCCACGCGGTCCTGGCCTCCGACGACGTCGAGCTCACCCACCGCTTCGCCGAGCACCCGTTGGCCGAGGAGGACCTGGAGGCGCACGAGCGGCTGCTCGAGCTCCTCGGCCCCGACGACCCGCGCCGCGCCGCCGTCGCGGCCCGGGCGCAGCGCCTGCTCGACTAG
- the glmS gene encoding glutamine--fructose-6-phosphate transaminase (isomerizing), protein MCGIVGYVGPRDAVPVLLEGLGRLEYRGYDSAGLAVVHKPSKGPAELRVRKTPGRVDDLAADLPARFRGSPGIGHTRWATHGEPTAANAHPHTDASGRIAVVHNGIIENADALRAQLTADGVVFASETDTETVAHLVAAAFADGAKDLEEAVRRALHRVVGAYGIAVLDAEHPDRVVVARNGSPVLLGVGDREMFVASDVAAIAGFTRQVVYLDDGELATLTAGGYRTFTLDDRATAKTPSTVDWDVAGAERGDHDHFLAKEIAEQPRAIERTLSGRLEERFSTAHLGGLNMDVREARAFRRVTILGCGSAWFAGELGAQLIEDLARMPAHAEPASEFRYRNPVVEPDTLYVAVSQSGETVDTLAAVQELQRKGARVIGIVNVVGSTIARQVDGGIYLHAGPEMSVASTKSFTSTVVAFALLALHLGRMRDLSPSDGGRIVAGLAALPGQIEQILDDEKRTGVIAAAAAELAPSESVLYIGRRHGWAVAKEGAQKLKEISYCHAEAYAAAELKHGPLALVGPELPTVAVVPDDDLAEKNTSTLAEIRARRGPVVAVGHREIPGAGRTLVVPRSEPELDPVLLSIPLQLLAYHAAVALDRDVDRPRNLAKSVTVE, encoded by the coding sequence ATGTGCGGAATCGTGGGATACGTCGGGCCGCGGGACGCCGTCCCGGTCCTGCTGGAGGGCCTCGGACGCCTGGAGTACCGCGGCTACGACTCGGCCGGGCTGGCCGTGGTGCACAAGCCGTCGAAGGGCCCGGCCGAGCTGCGGGTCCGCAAGACCCCCGGACGCGTCGACGACCTCGCCGCGGACCTGCCCGCCCGGTTCCGCGGCAGCCCCGGCATCGGGCACACCCGCTGGGCCACGCACGGCGAGCCGACCGCGGCCAACGCGCACCCGCACACCGACGCGTCCGGGCGGATCGCCGTCGTCCACAACGGGATCATCGAGAACGCGGACGCGCTGCGCGCCCAGCTCACCGCGGACGGCGTCGTGTTCGCCTCGGAGACCGACACCGAGACCGTCGCGCACCTCGTCGCGGCCGCGTTCGCCGACGGTGCGAAGGACCTGGAGGAGGCCGTCCGGCGGGCGCTGCACCGGGTCGTCGGGGCCTACGGGATCGCCGTCCTCGACGCCGAGCACCCGGACCGGGTGGTCGTCGCCCGCAACGGCTCGCCGGTGCTGCTCGGGGTCGGGGACCGGGAGATGTTCGTGGCCTCCGACGTCGCCGCGATCGCCGGCTTCACCCGCCAGGTCGTCTACCTCGACGACGGCGAGCTGGCCACGCTGACCGCCGGCGGGTACCGCACGTTCACCCTCGACGACCGCGCCACGGCCAAGACGCCGTCCACGGTGGACTGGGACGTCGCCGGAGCCGAGCGTGGCGACCACGACCACTTCCTGGCCAAGGAGATCGCCGAGCAGCCGCGGGCGATCGAGCGCACCCTGTCCGGCCGGCTCGAGGAGCGCTTCTCCACCGCGCACCTCGGCGGGCTCAACATGGACGTGCGGGAGGCGCGCGCGTTCAGGCGGGTCACGATCCTGGGCTGCGGCAGCGCGTGGTTCGCCGGCGAGCTGGGCGCGCAGCTGATCGAGGACCTGGCTCGGATGCCCGCGCACGCCGAACCGGCGTCGGAGTTCCGGTATCGCAACCCGGTCGTCGAGCCGGACACGCTCTACGTCGCGGTCAGCCAGTCCGGCGAGACCGTCGACACCCTGGCCGCGGTGCAGGAGCTGCAGCGCAAGGGCGCCCGGGTGATCGGGATCGTCAACGTCGTCGGGTCCACCATCGCCCGCCAGGTCGACGGCGGGATCTATCTGCACGCCGGGCCGGAGATGTCGGTGGCCTCGACGAAGTCGTTCACCTCGACCGTCGTCGCGTTCGCGCTGCTGGCCCTGCACCTGGGCCGGATGCGGGACCTGTCGCCGAGCGACGGCGGACGGATCGTCGCCGGCCTCGCGGCGCTGCCCGGGCAGATCGAGCAGATCCTCGACGACGAGAAGCGCACCGGCGTGATCGCCGCCGCCGCGGCCGAGCTGGCCCCGAGCGAGAGCGTGCTCTACATCGGACGCCGCCACGGCTGGGCGGTGGCGAAGGAGGGCGCGCAGAAGCTCAAGGAGATCTCCTACTGCCACGCCGAGGCCTACGCCGCGGCCGAGCTCAAGCACGGTCCGCTGGCACTCGTCGGTCCGGAGCTGCCGACCGTCGCGGTGGTGCCCGACGACGACCTGGCCGAGAAGAACACGTCCACGCTGGCCGAGATCCGGGCCCGGCGCGGGCCGGTGGTCGCGGTCGGGCACCGGGAGATCCCGGGCGCCGGGCGCACGCTCGTCGTCCCGCGCAGCGAGCCGGAGCTGGACCCGGTGCTGCTCTCGATCCCGCTGCAGCTGCTGGCCTACCACGCCGCGGTCGCGCTGGACCGCGACGTGGACCGGCCGCGCAACCTGGCCAAGAGCGTCACCGTGGAGTGA